In candidate division WOR-3 bacterium, the genomic window CACCGATGGACGGTTCCTTTTCAACAAGATAGACCTTGAATCCTGAGTCACCGAGGTCGAGCGCGGCTTGAATCCCGGCGATACCTGCACCGATGACCAGCGCGCGTTTGCCAATGGGCGATGTCTTTTTTGCCAGGGGTTCGTCCAGACGTGCCTTGGCGATCGCCATGTGTACGATGTCCTTCGCTTTTTCAGTAGCCATCTTTGGTTCACTGTAGTGAGGCCACGAACACTGCTCTCGTATATTGGCCATCTCCATGACATAAGGATTCAATCCTGCCTTATCCACCGTTCCCATGAAGGTTTTCCCGTGAAATTGCGGCGAACAGGCAGCCACCACGACCTTATCCAACCCCTGCGTCTTGATGTCCTCGATAACCATGTTACGGCCAACATCTGAGCACACGTGTGCATGTTCTTTGACCATAACTACGTCACCCTGTTTCTCGGCAAAGGACATGACTTCTTTGATATCGACGACTTCTGAAATATTGCCGCCGCAACGACAGACATAAACGCCGATTTTCATCGCTTTCTCCTTTTGGATGTCAGCCTTTCAGGTAGCGCTAAATCCGCAATTTCTCCAGCGAAGTTATCAATTGCAGTCATAAAACTTCTCCTTATAACTTATTAATCAGCCCGTTAGGCCAAAAAACATATTTAGACATGTTTTATGATATCTGACGGGCTATTATTATGTAATTTCAGGTATGAATCGTAAAGGTTTATTATAGTTAAAATTGACTTTTTGTCAACGACAAATGCCCTCGGGCACGTAAGTTGCTGTAAGACCGGTTTTCTTTCAGGTGTCCAGCCATAGTTCTTTCCAGAATATCTAAGCATTAGGTCTGTTTTTATGATGTGGGTTAGGACTCCCCTGTTGTGGTTGTTCTATTGAGTGCAGGTACGGAAACGACTTAAATGGCAAAAGACCTCTATTTTTTATCGGTCATTAATGTTTCTTTATTTTCTTCCTTCAAGATAACATAAATCGCGAATTCGGGGCAAAGCATTTCACACAGGTGACATTCGACACAGGCATCACCATCTACCACGATCGGTGGATGATAGCCCTTCAGGTTGAATTCCTCGGACAGTTCCAGGACATCTCTCGGACAGTATTCGACACAGAACCCACAGCCCTTGCAGCGCTCCTTAAGGATATGGATATCACCATGGGCTACTTTTATCTTATCGCTGTCCAATGGTTTTCTCCAGTGGCTCATTATTTCTCCTTGCACTTATTATATGCAGAAAGAGTAATGTGTCAATATTGACGAATACCCATGATATGTTATAATCATCGTGATGAAGAAGCTCTTTCTGATACCGATAGTACTGGTCACGCTGCCGATAATTCTCTTCATCGCGGCTGGTACGCCGTTCGTCCTTGATTTTGTCAGGCAGAAGATCGAGGCGACCGTTGGAGATAATCTCGGGATACCAATGAGGATCGGGTCGGTGAGCGGTAACCTTTTCTTTGTTCTGCGCGCAAGAGATATTGAAGCGCAGGGATTGGGTCGAGTTGATGAGATAAGGA contains:
- a CDS encoding 4Fe-4S binding protein, with product MSHWRKPLDSDKIKVAHGDIHILKERCKGCGFCVEYCPRDVLELSEEFNLKGYHPPIVVDGDACVECHLCEMLCPEFAIYVILKEENKETLMTDKK